Proteins from one Antennarius striatus isolate MH-2024 chromosome 12, ASM4005453v1, whole genome shotgun sequence genomic window:
- the slc38a11 gene encoding putative sodium-coupled neutral amino acid transporter 11, whose translation MDKMTQQLSNDEEAVLVPPQGESRRSMISASFNFINSIIGSGIIGLPYALNLAGLPCGILLLILTAYVTDYSIILLIKGGILSGTNSYQSLVQSTFGFPGFVILSGLQFLYPFIAMISYNITTGDTLTKVFRRIPGVGADHILAERHFVILLSTALFTLPLSLYRNIEKLGKVSFLSMVLTLTILIIAVIRAATLGPQIVPTEGAWVFAKWNAIQAAGIMSFAFICHHNSFLLYGSLEKPTLASWSQVTHISVGSALTISAVFAVAGYTTFTGYTQGDIFENYCRDDNMATFGRFCFGLSIITTFPLECFVTREVLSHVMCSRDLSRTEHFTLTVLIVAVCTAISLAFDCLGVVLELNGVLSATPLIFIIPSACFLKLSTSRWFHAENLMPVILIIIGLFVMVTGLVMTGLYPQDCSHGVEMFYCADANTSFTVPPV comes from the exons ATGGACAAAATGACTCAACAG TTAAGCAATGATGAAGAGGCAGTGTTAGTTCCTCCACAAGGAGAGTCAAGACGTTCAATGATATCCGCatcatttaatttcatcaaTTCCATCATAGGATCTGGAATAATAG GTTTGCCCTATGCATTGAACCTGGCAGGGCTTCCCTGTGGTATTCTTCTTTTGATACTCACTGCATACGTCACTG ACTATTCAATAATCTTACTGATAAAAGGAGGAATCCTGTCAGGAACAAACAGCTATCAGTCTCTGGTGCAAAGCACATTTGGTTTTCCTGGATTTGTGATTTTATCTGGACTGCAGTTTCTCTATCCTTTCATTG CTATGATTAGCTACAACATCACAACTGGTGACACATTGACTAAAGTATTTCGAAGAATACCAGGAG TTGGGGCAGATCACATACTTGCAGAGCGTCATTTTGTCATCTTGCTTTCAACCGCTCTGTTCACGttgcctctctcactttatagAAACATTGAGAAACTTGGGAAG GTGTCCTTCCTCTCTATGGTATTGACACTTACCATCCTCATCATTGCAGTCATCAGAGCAGCTACTCTGGGACCCCAAAT AGTCCCTACAGAGGGAGCATGGGTATTTGCAAAATGGAATGCTATTCAAGCAGCTGGTATAATGTCTTTTG CCTTTATCTGCCACCATAACAGCTTCCTGCTCTACGGCTCCCTGGAGAAGCCCACACTAGCTAGCTGGTCTCAGGTCACCCACATTTCTGTTGGTTCTGCATTAACAATCAGTGCTGTATTTGCTGTGGCTGGCTACACCACCTTTACCGGCTACACACAAG GAGACATTTTTGAGAACTACTGCAGAGATGATAATATGGCGACCTTTGGGCGCTTCTGTTTTGGCCTCAGCATCATAACTACATTTCCACTGGAGTGTTTTGTTACACGAGAA GTGCTATCCCATGTCATGTGTAGTAGGGATCTGTCACGAACTGAACATTTTACTTTAACGGTGCTCATAGTTGCAGTTTGCACAGCAATATCTTTGGCCTTCGACTGCCTGGGAGTTGTTTTGGAACTGAAC GGTGTTCTGAGTGCCACACCTCTGATCTTCATCATTCCATCTGCTTGCTTCCTCAAACTCTCCACCAGTCGCTGGTTCCACGCTGAAAACCTGATGCCTGTCATATTGATAATAATAGGATTGTTTGTCATGGTCACTGGCTTGGTCATGACTGGTCTCTACCCTCAAGACTGTTCACATGGTGTGGAGATGTTCTACTGTGCTGATGCCAATACCTCATTCACTGTACCACCTGTATGA